One Mycobacterium marseillense DNA window includes the following coding sequences:
- a CDS encoding S9 family peptidase, whose amino-acid sequence MSEPNLAGPVPPVAKRVDSRREHHGDVFVDPYEWLREKTHPDVIAYLEAENSYVDEMTAHLEPLRQQIFDEIKARTKETDLSVPTRQGRWWYYARTFEGKQYRVQCRCPVGDPDDWDPPTLDENTDIPGEQVLLDSNVEAEGHEFFSLGAATVSLDGNLLAYSVDTLGDERYTLRFKDLRTGDLYPDEIADIGAGATWAADNRTVYYLTLDAAHRPDKVWRYRVGSGEESELVYHEADEKFWLGVGLTRSEAYVFIASGSSITSEFRYADAADPRGEFTVVLPRREGVEYSVEHAVVGGQDRFLILHNDGAVNFTLTEAPVDDPTQQRTLIPHRDDVRLDGVDAFAAHLVVSYRREALPRLQLWRINSDGTYAEPEEVSFDSELMSAGPAGNPNWDAPRLRIRAGSLVIPARVYDIDFVTGERTLLREQPVLGDYRPQDYVERRDWAVAEDGARIPVSVVHRAGIELPAPALVYGYGAYEICTDPSFSIARLSLLDRGMVFAIAHVRGGGEMGRLWYEHGKLLNKKNTFTDFVAVARHLVDSGMTRPHQLVALGGSAGGLLMGAVANLAPELFAGILAQVPFVDPLTTILDPSLPLTVTEWDEWGNPLADKEVYSYMKSYSPYENVEAKRYPAILAMTSINDTRVYYVEPAKWVAALRHVNANGSPVLLKTQMNAGHGGVSGRYKGWEEAAFQYAWLLATADGERHGGGAR is encoded by the coding sequence ATGAGCGAGCCGAACCTTGCCGGGCCCGTGCCACCCGTGGCCAAGCGGGTGGACAGCCGGCGCGAGCACCACGGCGACGTCTTCGTCGACCCCTACGAGTGGCTGCGCGAAAAGACGCACCCCGACGTCATCGCCTACCTCGAGGCGGAAAACAGCTACGTCGATGAGATGACCGCGCACCTCGAGCCGTTGCGGCAACAGATCTTCGACGAGATCAAGGCGCGCACCAAGGAAACCGACCTGTCGGTGCCGACGCGGCAGGGCCGGTGGTGGTATTACGCCCGCACGTTCGAGGGCAAGCAGTATCGGGTCCAGTGCCGTTGCCCAGTCGGCGATCCCGACGACTGGGACCCGCCGACCCTGGACGAGAACACCGACATTCCCGGCGAACAAGTCTTGCTCGATTCGAACGTCGAAGCCGAGGGCCACGAATTCTTCTCCCTGGGCGCCGCAACCGTCAGCCTCGACGGAAACCTCCTGGCGTACTCTGTCGACACGCTTGGTGATGAGCGCTATACGTTGCGGTTCAAGGATTTACGCACCGGCGATCTGTATCCGGACGAAATCGCCGACATCGGGGCGGGTGCGACTTGGGCCGCCGACAACCGCACCGTGTACTACCTCACCCTGGATGCGGCCCATCGCCCCGACAAGGTGTGGCGGTATCGGGTGGGCTCCGGCGAGGAATCGGAGCTGGTCTATCACGAAGCCGACGAAAAGTTCTGGCTGGGCGTGGGGCTCACCCGCAGCGAGGCCTACGTCTTCATCGCCTCGGGTTCCTCGATCACGTCCGAATTCCGCTACGCCGACGCCGCCGATCCGCGGGGAGAGTTCACCGTCGTGCTACCGCGGCGCGAAGGTGTCGAGTATTCGGTCGAGCATGCGGTCGTCGGTGGGCAGGACCGGTTCTTGATCCTGCACAACGACGGCGCGGTCAACTTCACGCTGACCGAGGCGCCGGTCGACGATCCCACCCAGCAGCGCACGCTGATCCCGCACCGCGACGATGTCCGCCTCGACGGCGTGGACGCCTTCGCCGCGCACCTCGTGGTCAGCTATCGGCGCGAGGCGCTGCCGCGGCTTCAGCTGTGGCGCATCAACTCCGACGGCACATATGCCGAACCCGAAGAGGTTTCGTTCGACTCCGAACTGATGTCGGCCGGTCCGGCCGGCAACCCGAATTGGGATGCACCCAGGCTGCGGATCCGGGCGGGGTCGCTCGTCATCCCGGCGCGGGTCTACGACATCGACTTCGTCACCGGCGAACGCACCCTGCTGCGCGAGCAGCCCGTGCTCGGCGATTACCGTCCGCAAGACTACGTCGAGCGTCGCGACTGGGCGGTCGCCGAGGACGGCGCCCGGATCCCGGTCTCGGTCGTGCACCGTGCGGGGATCGAATTGCCGGCGCCGGCACTGGTTTACGGCTACGGCGCCTACGAGATCTGCACCGATCCGAGTTTTTCCATCGCCCGGTTGTCGCTCTTGGATCGGGGAATGGTGTTCGCGATCGCCCACGTCCGCGGCGGCGGTGAGATGGGCCGGCTGTGGTATGAGCACGGCAAGCTGTTGAACAAGAAGAACACGTTCACCGACTTCGTCGCGGTGGCAAGGCATTTGGTGGATTCCGGAATGACTCGCCCGCACCAGCTCGTGGCACTGGGGGGCAGTGCCGGCGGTCTGCTGATGGGAGCGGTGGCCAACCTTGCGCCGGAGCTTTTTGCCGGGATCCTCGCGCAGGTTCCGTTCGTCGACCCGTTGACCACCATCTTGGATCCCTCGTTGCCGCTGACCGTCACCGAATGGGACGAATGGGGAAACCCGCTGGCGGACAAGGAGGTCTACTCCTACATGAAGTCCTATTCCCCGTATGAGAACGTCGAGGCCAAGCGATACCCGGCGATCCTGGCGATGACGTCGATCAACGACACGCGGGTCTACTACGTGGAACCCGCGAAATGGGTTGCCGCGCTGCGGCACGTCAACGCGAACGGCAGCCCGGTCCTGTTGAAGACCCAGATGAACGCCGGACACGGCGGCGTCAGCGGCCGCTACAAGGGGTGGGAGGAAGCGGCGTTCCAGTATGCGTGGCTGTTAGCCACCGCCGACGGCGAGCGTCACGGCGGCGGGGCACGCTAG
- a CDS encoding ATPase: MTEMRQLHIYDCALMDKLPLRVILATMLVAGSFAVALFVVVPAHGEPETCPGMCDRIPNTAWIDQHAVPLDAVYHWPALAGQAVQTTGSAPGPRFRFEELCATPATPRDPRDSAVSARSTVQHPEGQWQLQAQVLHWRGDTARGGEIATGAFNNAVAALRSCQQRAPLQSPSLTSDETNRMAAVISGPVVMHTYLFAHPASSTISEVTLWSSAPPQSPWPVMADDPVLGAMSAPLCEAYIASCP, translated from the coding sequence ATGACCGAAATGCGTCAGTTGCATATCTACGATTGTGCCTTGATGGACAAGCTGCCGCTGCGCGTGATCCTGGCCACGATGCTGGTCGCCGGCAGCTTCGCGGTTGCCCTGTTCGTCGTCGTCCCTGCGCACGGCGAGCCCGAGACTTGCCCCGGCATGTGCGACCGGATCCCGAACACCGCGTGGATCGATCAGCACGCGGTGCCCCTGGACGCGGTGTACCACTGGCCCGCGCTCGCCGGTCAGGCCGTCCAGACGACCGGCTCGGCGCCCGGCCCCCGTTTCCGGTTCGAGGAGCTGTGCGCCACGCCGGCGACCCCCCGCGACCCGCGCGACTCGGCGGTTTCGGCCCGCTCGACGGTCCAGCATCCGGAGGGCCAGTGGCAGTTGCAGGCCCAGGTCCTGCACTGGCGCGGCGACACGGCCCGCGGTGGCGAGATCGCGACGGGGGCGTTCAACAACGCCGTCGCCGCGCTGCGGAGTTGCCAGCAGCGCGCGCCGCTGCAATCGCCGTCGCTGACCAGCGACGAAACCAACCGCATGGCCGCCGTGATCAGCGGCCCGGTGGTGATGCACACGTACCTTTTCGCGCACCCGGCCAGCAGCACGATCAGCGAGGTCACCCTCTGGTCCTCGGCGCCGCCGCAGTCGCCGTGGCCGGTGATGGCCGACGACCCGGTGCTGGGCGCCATGAGCGCGCCGCTGTGTGAGGCCTACATCGCCTCGTGCCCGTGA
- a CDS encoding DUF2334 domain-containing protein — MSGKLIVSVSGIGERTLPDVEAFCAQMDARKVPVSLLVAPRLSGDYRLDSDPKTVDWLTARRAGGDAIVLHGYDDALTRKRRGEFAILRAHEANLRLMAADRVLEHLGLRTRLFAAPSCVVSPGVVKALPSNGFRMLADLHGITDLVRHTTVRARVLGIGEGVLAEPWWCRTVVLSAERIARRDGIVRVAVAARHLRKPGPLQAMLDAVDLALMHDCTPTVYRWRHDKAVLDAA; from the coding sequence GTGTCTGGAAAATTGATCGTCTCGGTGTCGGGGATCGGTGAACGCACCCTGCCCGACGTGGAGGCGTTCTGCGCACAAATGGACGCCCGCAAGGTACCGGTTTCGCTGCTCGTGGCTCCCCGCCTGTCCGGGGACTACCGGCTCGACAGCGACCCGAAAACCGTTGACTGGCTGACCGCGCGTCGTGCCGGCGGCGACGCGATCGTGTTGCACGGCTACGACGATGCGCTCACCAGGAAGCGTCGCGGTGAATTCGCGATCTTGCGGGCGCATGAGGCCAATCTGCGGTTGATGGCCGCCGACCGGGTTCTCGAGCACCTCGGGTTGCGCACCCGGCTGTTCGCGGCGCCCAGCTGCGTGGTCTCGCCGGGTGTCGTCAAAGCATTGCCGAGCAACGGATTTCGCATGCTGGCCGATCTACATGGGATCACCGATCTGGTGCGGCACACCACCGTGCGGGCACGGGTCCTCGGCATCGGCGAGGGTGTTCTCGCCGAGCCGTGGTGGTGTCGCACGGTCGTGCTGTCCGCCGAGCGGATCGCCCGGCGCGACGGCATCGTGCGGGTGGCGGTCGCCGCGCGGCACCTCCGCAAACCCGGGCCGCTGCAGGCGATGCTGGACGCGGTCGACCTGGCGTTGATGCACGACTGCACACCGACGGTGTACCGCTGGCGTCACGACAAGGCCGTGCTTGACGCCGCCTGA
- a CDS encoding MBL fold metallo-hydrolase produces MQLTHFGHSCLLAEFDQTRVLFDPGTFAHGFEGITGLTAILITHQHPDHVDGKRLPALLESNPDAALYADPQTTAQLGEPCREVHVGDELQIGELTVRAVGGKHAVIHPEIPVIENISFLVGDAEHRARLMHPGDALFVPDEPVDVLATPAAAPWMKVSEAVDYLRAVAPARAVPIHQGIIAPDARGIYYGRLTEMTSTDFQVLPEEDAVTF; encoded by the coding sequence ATGCAACTGACGCATTTCGGTCATTCGTGCCTACTCGCCGAGTTCGACCAGACACGCGTGCTGTTTGATCCCGGTACCTTCGCCCATGGTTTCGAGGGAATCACGGGCTTAACCGCCATCTTGATCACTCATCAACACCCTGACCACGTCGATGGCAAACGGCTGCCGGCACTGCTCGAGAGTAACCCGGATGCCGCGCTGTATGCCGACCCGCAGACCACGGCGCAACTGGGCGAGCCCTGCCGCGAGGTACATGTCGGCGACGAGCTGCAGATCGGTGAGCTGACCGTGCGCGCCGTGGGCGGAAAGCATGCCGTCATCCACCCGGAAATCCCTGTGATCGAGAACATTTCGTTTCTGGTCGGCGACGCCGAGCATCGCGCCCGGTTGATGCATCCCGGCGACGCGCTGTTCGTGCCCGACGAGCCGGTGGACGTCTTGGCCACCCCGGCGGCCGCCCCGTGGATGAAGGTCTCCGAAGCGGTCGACTACCTGCGCGCGGTGGCGCCCGCGCGCGCTGTCCCCATACACCAGGGCATCATCGCCCCGGATGCGCGCGGCATCTACTACGGGCGGCTCACCGAGATGACCAGCACCGACTTCCAGGTGCTCCCCGAAGAGGACGCCGTCACCTTCTAG
- a CDS encoding DHA2 family efflux MFS transporter permease subunit: MLSGAMENTRSASSTVPLPTAPGPTRHPDDYPDKLDAALFRIAGVCGLACIMAVLDSTVVAVAQRTFIEQFGSTQAIVSWTIAGYMLAFATVIPITGWAADRFGTKRLFMGSVLIFTLGSLLCAVAPNILLLILFRVVQGVGGGMLLPLSFVILTREAGPKRVGRLMAVGGIPILLGPIGGPILGGWLIGAYGWKWIFLINVPIGLTAFALAAVMFAKDRPAPSEALDITGALLLSPGVAIFLCGVCSIPGRHTITDPYVLGPALLGLALIAAFIVHAWHRTDHPLIDLRLFRNPVVTQVNVTMLVFGAASVGVGLLVPSYFQIFSHETPMQSGLHMLPIGIGAVLTMPIGGAFMDKHGPGNIVLIGLPLMAAGLGVFTYGVATQAEYSPVLVSGLAIMGLGAGLTTTPLSAALMQSLTPRQVARGTTLITVNQQVGGSIGASLLAVILTNQFNRNEALMAANEMAGVRPGAGKRGVDPSALPGQTMTPDLASHVSHHLAHAYTTVFVLAVVLVAFTIIPASFLPRKLTTPPVED; the protein is encoded by the coding sequence ATGCTCAGCGGCGCCATGGAGAACACCCGTTCCGCATCTTCCACCGTCCCGTTGCCCACCGCCCCGGGACCAACGCGGCATCCGGACGACTACCCGGACAAACTCGACGCAGCCCTGTTCCGGATCGCGGGTGTCTGCGGCCTGGCCTGCATCATGGCCGTCCTGGACAGCACCGTCGTCGCCGTCGCGCAGCGGACCTTCATCGAGCAGTTCGGCTCGACTCAGGCCATTGTCTCCTGGACCATCGCCGGCTACATGCTCGCGTTTGCGACCGTGATCCCGATCACCGGATGGGCGGCGGACCGGTTCGGCACCAAACGCCTGTTCATGGGGTCAGTCCTGATCTTCACGCTCGGGTCGCTGCTGTGCGCGGTCGCGCCAAACATTCTGCTGCTCATTCTGTTTCGGGTGGTGCAAGGGGTGGGCGGCGGCATGCTGTTGCCGCTCAGCTTTGTCATCTTGACGCGTGAGGCCGGACCCAAACGGGTCGGTCGCCTCATGGCGGTGGGCGGAATCCCGATCCTTCTCGGCCCCATCGGCGGGCCCATCCTCGGGGGCTGGCTGATCGGTGCCTACGGCTGGAAATGGATCTTCCTGATCAACGTGCCGATCGGACTGACCGCATTCGCGCTGGCGGCGGTCATGTTCGCTAAAGATCGCCCCGCCCCATCGGAGGCGCTCGACATCACCGGGGCGCTGCTGCTCTCCCCGGGCGTGGCGATCTTCCTGTGCGGGGTGTGCTCCATTCCGGGTCGGCACACGATCACCGACCCCTACGTGCTGGGGCCGGCACTGCTCGGCCTGGCATTGATCGCCGCGTTCATCGTGCATGCCTGGCATCGCACCGATCACCCGCTCATCGACCTGCGGCTTTTCCGCAACCCCGTGGTGACCCAGGTCAACGTGACGATGCTGGTGTTCGGGGCCGCCTCGGTCGGCGTCGGCCTGCTGGTCCCGAGTTACTTTCAGATCTTCAGCCACGAGACGCCGATGCAGTCCGGGCTGCACATGCTGCCGATCGGGATCGGTGCCGTGTTGACCATGCCGATCGGCGGGGCCTTCATGGACAAACACGGTCCCGGCAACATCGTGCTGATCGGTCTGCCCCTGATGGCGGCGGGTCTGGGCGTGTTCACCTACGGCGTCGCCACGCAGGCCGAGTACTCGCCGGTCTTGGTGTCCGGGCTCGCGATCATGGGCCTCGGTGCCGGCTTGACCACCACGCCACTGTCCGCGGCGCTCATGCAGTCGCTGACGCCGCGCCAGGTGGCCCGCGGGACGACCTTGATCACCGTGAATCAGCAGGTGGGCGGGTCGATCGGGGCCTCCCTCCTGGCGGTGATCCTGACCAATCAGTTCAACCGCAACGAGGCCCTGATGGCGGCGAACGAAATGGCCGGGGTGCGCCCGGGCGCCGGCAAGCGGGGCGTCGACCCCTCGGCCCTCCCGGGACAGACGATGACGCCCGATCTGGCCAGCCACGTGTCACACCACCTGGCGCACGCCTATACGACGGTATTCGTGCTGGCGGTCGTGTTGGTGGCGTTCACCATCATCCCGGCCTCGTTCCTGCCCCGGAAGCTGACGACCCCACCTGTCGAGGATTAG
- a CDS encoding DHA2 family efflux MFS transporter permease subunit has protein sequence MLSNAMDEASYAAAKGPLPQATAGQSDADEREYPDKLNAALLRISGVCILATVMAILDVTVVSVAQRTFIDQFASSQAVVAWTMTGYTLALATVIPITGWAADRFGTKRLFMGSVLAFMLGSLLCAIAANILQLIIFRVVQGVGGGMLLPLGFMILTREAGPGRLGRLMSILSIPMLLAPIGGPILGGWLIDTSSWRWIFLINLPIGVLTVVLAAIVFPRDRPARSETFDAVGVLLLSPGLAMFLFAVSSIPGRGTVADRHVVIPATIGLALIAGFVAHAWRHVDHPLIDLRLFRNPVLTHANVTMLVFATAFFGAGLLLPSYFQQVLHQTPMQAGVHLIPQGLGAMLTMRLTGPLVDRQGPGKIVLVGIALITAGLGAFAFGVARQAHYLPVLLVALAVTGLGMGCTMMPLSVAAVQALAPHQIARGTTLMSVSHQVGGSMGTALMSMILTNQFNRSQNVVAANKVAALHQRAAVDGVPVDQSAIPQQALVPGFWANVVHDLSHAYTAVFVIAVVLVVFTVIPASFLPKKPASETAGE, from the coding sequence ATGCTAAGCAACGCCATGGACGAGGCCTCCTACGCAGCGGCCAAAGGGCCGCTGCCCCAAGCCACCGCCGGGCAGTCGGACGCCGACGAACGGGAGTATCCCGACAAGTTGAACGCCGCGCTGTTGCGGATCTCCGGCGTGTGCATCTTGGCCACGGTGATGGCGATCCTGGATGTCACGGTGGTCAGCGTCGCGCAGCGCACGTTTATCGACCAGTTCGCGTCCTCTCAGGCGGTCGTGGCGTGGACGATGACCGGCTACACGCTCGCCCTGGCGACCGTGATCCCGATAACCGGCTGGGCCGCCGACCGGTTCGGCACCAAGCGGCTCTTCATGGGCTCCGTGCTGGCCTTCATGCTGGGCTCCCTGCTGTGCGCGATTGCCGCAAACATCCTGCAGCTCATCATCTTTCGGGTGGTGCAAGGTGTCGGCGGCGGCATGCTGTTGCCGTTGGGATTCATGATCTTGACCCGTGAGGCCGGCCCCGGGCGGCTCGGGCGTTTGATGTCGATCCTGAGCATCCCGATGCTGCTCGCCCCGATCGGTGGGCCGATCCTGGGCGGTTGGCTGATCGACACGTCGAGCTGGCGGTGGATCTTCCTGATCAACCTGCCGATCGGAGTGCTCACCGTTGTCCTCGCGGCGATCGTGTTCCCCCGGGATCGTCCGGCCCGGTCGGAAACGTTCGACGCCGTGGGCGTGCTGCTGCTCTCGCCCGGCCTGGCCATGTTCCTGTTCGCGGTGTCGTCCATCCCGGGCCGCGGCACCGTGGCCGACCGCCACGTGGTGATCCCGGCGACGATCGGGCTGGCACTGATCGCGGGGTTCGTCGCGCACGCCTGGCGTCACGTCGATCACCCGCTGATAGATCTGCGGTTGTTTCGCAATCCGGTGCTGACCCACGCCAACGTGACGATGCTGGTCTTCGCGACCGCCTTTTTCGGCGCCGGCCTGCTGCTTCCCAGCTACTTCCAGCAGGTGCTGCACCAGACGCCGATGCAGGCGGGCGTGCACCTGATCCCCCAGGGCCTCGGCGCCATGCTGACCATGCGGCTGACCGGGCCGCTGGTCGACCGGCAGGGGCCGGGCAAAATCGTGCTGGTCGGCATCGCGCTGATCACGGCCGGTCTGGGAGCGTTCGCGTTCGGGGTGGCCAGGCAGGCCCACTATCTACCTGTGCTGCTGGTGGCGCTGGCGGTCACGGGCCTGGGCATGGGCTGCACGATGATGCCGTTGTCCGTCGCGGCGGTGCAGGCGCTGGCCCCGCACCAGATCGCCCGGGGGACGACCTTGATGAGCGTCAGCCATCAGGTGGGCGGCTCGATGGGGACCGCGCTGATGTCGATGATCCTGACCAATCAGTTCAATCGGAGCCAAAATGTCGTCGCGGCAAATAAGGTTGCTGCCCTGCACCAGAGAGCGGCCGTCGACGGCGTGCCGGTGGACCAATCCGCAATACCCCAGCAGGCCCTCGTCCCGGGCTTTTGGGCGAATGTGGTGCACGATCTTTCCCACGCGTATACCGCGGTATTCGTGATTGCCGTCGTGCTGGTGGTTTTCACAGTCATTCCGGCGTCTTTTTTGCCGAAAAAGCCGGCAAGCGAAACTGCCGGCGAATAA
- a CDS encoding phosphoribosylaminoimidazolesuccinocarboxamide synthase, which produces MPALSDYQHLASGKVRELYRVDDEHLLLVATDRISAYDFVLDSTIPDKGRILTAMSVFFFGLISELAQVPNHLAGSPDDPRIPDEVLGRALVVRQLEMLPVECVARGYLTGSGLLDYQATGKVCGITLPPGLVEASRFAEPLFTPATKAALGDHDENVSFARVIEMVGGVRANQLRDRTLQIYVQAADHALRKGIIIADTKFEFGTDRDGNLLLADEVFTPDSSRYWPAAEYQVGVVQNSFDKQFVRNWLTGPESGWDRHGTQPPPPLPHDIIEATRGRYIDAYERISGLSFGDWIGPAA; this is translated from the coding sequence ATGCCTGCACTGTCCGACTACCAGCATCTGGCCAGCGGCAAGGTCCGTGAGCTGTATCGCGTCGACGACGAACACCTCCTACTGGTCGCCACCGACCGCATCTCGGCGTACGACTTCGTCCTGGACAGCACCATCCCGGACAAGGGCCGCATCCTGACGGCGATGAGCGTCTTCTTCTTCGGTCTCATCTCGGAGCTTGCCCAAGTGCCGAACCATTTGGCCGGGTCCCCGGACGACCCGCGCATCCCCGACGAGGTGCTGGGGCGGGCGCTGGTGGTGCGGCAGCTGGAGATGCTGCCGGTCGAATGCGTGGCGCGCGGTTACCTGACTGGCTCGGGGCTTCTGGACTACCAGGCGACCGGCAAGGTCTGCGGCATCACCTTGCCGCCGGGACTGGTCGAAGCCAGCCGGTTCGCCGAACCGCTGTTCACTCCGGCGACCAAAGCCGCGCTGGGGGACCACGACGAAAACGTCTCGTTTGCCCGGGTGATCGAGATGGTGGGCGGGGTGCGCGCCAACCAGCTGCGCGATCGCACCTTGCAGATTTACGTTCAGGCCGCCGACCATGCGCTGCGGAAAGGGATCATCATCGCCGACACCAAGTTCGAATTCGGCACCGACCGCGACGGCAACCTGCTGCTCGCCGACGAGGTCTTCACCCCCGATTCGTCACGGTACTGGCCGGCCGCCGAGTACCAAGTCGGCGTCGTCCAGAACAGCTTCGACAAACAATTTGTCCGCAACTGGCTCACCGGCCCCGAGTCCGGCTGGGACCGCCACGGCACGCAACCCCCGCCGCCCCTCCCGCACGACATCATCGAGGCGACTCGCGGCCGCTATATCGATGCCTACGAACGTATTTCCGGCCTGAGCTTCGGCGACTGGATCGGCCCCGCCGCATGA
- a CDS encoding FAD-binding dehydrogenase has protein sequence MSDSSGAGFGADVIVVGAGLSGLVAACELVDRGLRVLILDQENSANLGGQAFWSFGGLFFVDSPEQRRLGIRDSHELALQDWLGTAAFDRPEDYWPRQWAHAYVDFAAGEKRSWLRSRGLKLFPLVGWAERGGYDAQGHGNSVPRFHITWGTGPALVEIFARQLRHRSTVRFAHRHQVDELIVEGDAVTGVRGTVLESSPAPRGVASSRNAVGEFEFRASAVIVTSGGIGANHELVRKNWPKRMGRVPEQLLSGVPAHVDGRMIAITQKAGARVINPDRMWHYTEGITNYDPIWPLHGIRIIPGPSSLWLDANGKRLPVPLYPGFDTLGTLEYITKSGFDYTWFVLNAKIIEKEFALSGQEQNPDLTGQSVRELLRNRARSGPPGPVQAFVDRGVDFVSADSLRDLVTAMNKLPDVQPLDYATVEAEVTARDREVANRFSKDGQITAIRAARGYLGDRLGRVVVPHRLTDPKAGPMIAVKLHILTRKTLGGIETDLAARVLTSDGTPLTGLYAAGEAAGFGGGGVHGYRALEGTFLGGCIFSGRAAGRGAADDIT, from the coding sequence ATGAGCGATTCTTCGGGTGCGGGGTTCGGCGCTGATGTCATCGTCGTCGGGGCCGGACTGTCCGGCCTGGTCGCCGCCTGCGAACTCGTGGATCGCGGCTTGCGGGTGCTGATCCTCGACCAGGAGAACAGCGCCAACCTCGGCGGGCAGGCGTTCTGGTCCTTCGGCGGTCTGTTCTTCGTCGACAGCCCCGAGCAGCGCCGGTTGGGAATCCGCGACAGCCACGAGCTTGCGCTGCAGGACTGGCTCGGTACGGCGGCGTTCGACCGGCCCGAGGACTACTGGCCGCGCCAATGGGCCCATGCCTACGTCGATTTCGCAGCGGGGGAGAAGCGCAGCTGGCTGCGTTCGCGGGGGCTCAAGCTTTTCCCGCTGGTGGGCTGGGCCGAGCGCGGCGGGTATGACGCGCAGGGGCACGGCAATTCGGTGCCCCGCTTCCACATCACCTGGGGTACCGGGCCCGCGCTGGTCGAGATCTTTGCCCGCCAATTGCGGCACCGCTCCACGGTGCGCTTCGCGCACCGGCATCAGGTCGACGAGTTGATCGTCGAGGGCGACGCGGTGACGGGCGTCCGGGGGACCGTGCTGGAGTCCTCGCCCGCGCCGCGCGGAGTCGCGTCGTCACGAAACGCGGTCGGCGAGTTCGAGTTTCGTGCGTCTGCGGTGATCGTGACGAGTGGTGGCATCGGCGCCAACCACGAGTTGGTGCGCAAGAACTGGCCGAAGCGGATGGGCCGCGTGCCCGAGCAATTGCTCAGCGGCGTGCCCGCGCACGTCGACGGCCGGATGATCGCCATCACGCAAAAGGCCGGCGCACGGGTGATCAACCCGGACCGGATGTGGCACTACACCGAGGGCATCACCAACTACGACCCGATCTGGCCGCTGCACGGGATTCGCATCATCCCAGGTCCGTCGTCACTGTGGCTGGACGCGAACGGCAAGCGGTTGCCGGTTCCCCTCTATCCCGGTTTCGACACCCTCGGCACCCTGGAGTACATCACCAAATCCGGGTTCGACTACACGTGGTTTGTGTTGAACGCCAAGATCATTGAGAAGGAGTTCGCGCTTTCCGGGCAGGAGCAGAATCCCGATCTGACCGGACAGAGCGTGCGCGAGCTGCTGCGGAACCGTGCCCGCTCCGGGCCGCCGGGGCCGGTGCAGGCGTTCGTCGATCGCGGCGTGGACTTCGTCAGCGCGGATTCGTTGCGCGACCTGGTGACCGCGATGAACAAGCTGCCCGATGTGCAGCCGCTGGACTACGCCACGGTGGAGGCCGAGGTCACCGCCCGCGACCGCGAGGTGGCCAACCGGTTCAGCAAGGACGGCCAGATCACCGCGATCCGCGCCGCCCGCGGCTATCTGGGCGATCGGCTGGGCCGGGTCGTGGTGCCGCACCGGTTGACCGATCCGAAAGCCGGCCCCATGATCGCGGTCAAGTTGCACATCTTGACGCGAAAGACGCTGGGCGGCATCGAAACCGACCTTGCCGCACGGGTGTTGACGTCCGACGGCACGCCGCTGACCGGGCTCTATGCTGCCGGCGAGGCGGCCGGGTTCGGCGGGGGCGGCGTGCATGGCTATCGCGCGCTGGAGGGCACGTTCCTGGGCGGCTGCATCTTCTCGGGCCGCGCCGCCGGCCGCGGCGCCGCCGACGACATCACCTAG